A DNA window from Rhodococcus sp. Z13 contains the following coding sequences:
- a CDS encoding DEAD/DEAH box helicase: protein MSEIQDAPDQETAALTFADLAIDDRVLQALSDVGYESPSPIQAATIPPLLEGRDVVGLAQTGTGKTAAFAVPILSRIDAAKKRPQALVLAPTRELALQVAEAFGKYSAHIPGLHVLPIYGGQAYGVQLSGLRRGAQVIVGTPGRVIDHLSKGTLDISELEYLVLDEADEMLTMGFQEDVERILADTPDTKQVALFSATMPGAIRRLSKQYLKDPQEITVKSKTTTSANITQRWVLVSHQRKLDALTRILEVESFEAMIIFVRTKQATEDLAERLRARGFSAAAINGDIVQAQRERTINQLKNGTLDILVATDVAARGLDVDRISHVVNYDIPHDTESYVHRIGRTGRAGRTGDALLFVAPRERHLLKAIERATRQPLAEMQLPTVEDVNAQRVAKFNDSITEALTSDHLQLFRTFIEDYEREHDVPLADIAAALAVLSRDGESFLMEADPEPFVPPRREREQRERPPRRFDDGPKVGRDGQEMATYRIAVGKRHRVQPGAIVGAIANEGGLRRGDFGHISIRADHSLVELPKDLSPQTLEALRATRISGVLIQLQPDTGAPSGRPGSYRGRDDRRGDDRRGGDRRDHGKRDRGGRREYGEGRGRSGDFSHRSDRGGRGGYRD from the coding sequence ATGAGTGAAATTCAAGACGCCCCCGACCAGGAGACCGCGGCTCTCACGTTCGCCGATCTCGCCATCGACGACCGTGTCCTGCAGGCTCTTTCGGACGTGGGTTACGAGTCCCCGTCGCCGATCCAGGCGGCGACCATCCCACCGCTGCTGGAGGGACGGGACGTCGTCGGTCTCGCTCAGACCGGCACCGGCAAGACCGCCGCCTTCGCGGTGCCGATCCTCTCCCGGATCGACGCCGCCAAGAAGCGGCCCCAGGCGCTGGTGCTGGCGCCCACCCGCGAACTCGCGCTGCAGGTCGCGGAGGCTTTCGGTAAGTACTCCGCCCACATCCCGGGCCTGCACGTGCTGCCCATATACGGCGGCCAGGCCTACGGTGTGCAACTCTCCGGCCTCCGCCGCGGCGCCCAGGTCATCGTCGGCACCCCGGGACGTGTGATCGATCACCTTTCCAAGGGCACCCTCGACATCTCCGAGCTCGAATACCTCGTCCTCGACGAGGCCGACGAGATGCTCACCATGGGCTTCCAGGAGGACGTCGAGCGCATCCTCGCCGACACCCCGGACACCAAGCAGGTCGCGCTGTTCTCGGCGACCATGCCGGGTGCGATCCGCCGGCTGTCGAAGCAGTACCTGAAGGATCCGCAGGAGATCACCGTCAAGTCGAAGACGACGACGTCGGCGAACATCACCCAGCGGTGGGTCCTCGTCTCGCACCAGCGCAAGCTCGACGCGCTGACCCGCATCCTCGAGGTCGAGTCCTTCGAGGCCATGATCATCTTCGTCCGCACGAAGCAGGCCACCGAGGACCTCGCCGAACGCCTGCGCGCCCGCGGTTTCTCCGCGGCCGCCATCAACGGCGACATCGTGCAGGCGCAGCGCGAACGCACGATCAACCAGCTCAAGAACGGCACCCTCGACATCCTGGTCGCCACCGACGTCGCCGCCCGCGGCCTCGACGTCGACCGCATCAGCCACGTCGTGAACTACGACATCCCGCACGACACCGAGTCGTACGTGCACCGCATCGGCCGCACCGGCCGCGCCGGGCGCACCGGCGACGCGCTGCTGTTCGTCGCACCGCGGGAGCGTCACCTGCTCAAGGCCATCGAGCGGGCCACCCGCCAGCCGCTGGCCGAGATGCAGCTGCCCACCGTGGAGGACGTCAACGCGCAGCGCGTGGCGAAGTTCAACGACTCGATCACCGAGGCGCTGACCTCCGATCACCTGCAGCTGTTCCGGACCTTCATCGAGGACTACGAGCGCGAGCACGACGTGCCGCTCGCCGACATCGCCGCCGCGCTGGCGGTGCTCTCGCGCGACGGCGAGTCGTTCCTCATGGAGGCCGACCCGGAGCCGTTCGTGCCGCCGCGCCGCGAGCGCGAGCAGCGGGAGCGTCCGCCGCGTCGCTTCGACGACGGCCCGAAGGTCGGTCGCGACGGCCAGGAGATGGCCACCTACCGCATCGCGGTGGGCAAGCGGCACCGGGTGCAGCCGGGTGCGATCGTCGGCGCCATCGCCAACGAGGGTGGCCTGCGCCGCGGCGATTTCGGGCACATCAGCATCCGTGCCGATCACAGCCTCGTCGAGCTGCCCAAGGACCTGTCGCCGCAGACCCTCGAAGCGCTGCGCGCCACCCGCATCTCGGGCGTGCTCATCCAGTTGCAGCCCGACACCGGTGCACCGTCCGGGCGTCCGGGCTCGTACCGCGGGCGCGACGACCGCCGCGGCGACGACCGGCGTGGCGGGGACCGTCGCGACCACGGCAAGCGTGATCGCGGTGGCCGACGTGAATACGGCGAAGGTCGGGGCCGGTCCGGCGACTTCTCGCACCGCAGCGACCGCGGTGGTCGTGGCGGATACCGCGACTGA
- a CDS encoding ABC transporter ATP-binding protein gives MSMEVTAWNAMYNAMHAENDRRPFSRASLTRIAEFARPHRRNIAFYLVLSVVIAALGVATPVLAGRVVDAIVSGAAVSVVAVLAAIIAAVALLEAGLAIANRWLSASIGEDLILDLRTTVFDHVQRMPVAFFTRTRTGALVSRLNNDVIGAQRAFSDTLSGVVGNVVTLVITLVVMIGISWQITLLALLLLPIFIVPARHMGTRLARLSREAANHNSVMNTQMTERFSAPGATLVKLFGRPEQESVEFAVRARRVRDIGVRTAMLQSVFVTSLTLVSALALALVYGLGGFYALRGQLDAGSVVAMAMLLTRLYSPLTALASARMDVMSAMVSFERVFEVLDLKPLISQAPDARPVPEGPVSVELRDVEFAYPSADRVSLASLEEVAVLDNRGGETVLHDVSFHVEPGRMVALVGSSGAGKSTIAQLIPRLYDVDSGSVRLGGVDVRELTADSIRATVGLVTQDGHLFHDTVRANLLLARPEAGEEELWDALRRARLDRLVASLPSGLDTVVGERGYRLSGGERQRLTIARLLLAQPRVVVLDEATAHLDSTSEAAVQEALAEALAGRTSVVIAHRLSTIRAADEILVVEEGRIVERGSHDELLAVGGRYAELYRTQFADAEPKPPVTAPAAG, from the coding sequence ATGAGCATGGAAGTCACCGCGTGGAACGCGATGTACAACGCGATGCACGCGGAGAACGATCGCCGACCGTTCTCGCGAGCGAGCCTGACGCGCATCGCCGAGTTCGCACGCCCGCACCGTCGGAACATCGCGTTCTATCTCGTCCTGAGTGTCGTCATCGCGGCCCTGGGGGTGGCGACCCCGGTGCTCGCCGGCCGCGTGGTCGACGCGATCGTCTCCGGTGCCGCCGTATCGGTGGTCGCCGTGCTCGCGGCGATCATCGCCGCGGTGGCACTGCTCGAGGCGGGCCTGGCGATCGCCAACCGCTGGTTGTCGGCGAGCATCGGTGAGGATCTGATCCTGGATCTGCGCACCACGGTGTTCGACCACGTGCAGCGGATGCCGGTCGCATTCTTCACCCGCACCCGCACGGGGGCACTCGTGTCGCGGCTGAACAACGACGTCATCGGGGCGCAGCGCGCGTTCAGCGACACCCTCTCGGGAGTGGTCGGCAACGTCGTCACCCTCGTGATCACACTCGTGGTGATGATCGGGATCTCCTGGCAGATCACGCTTCTCGCACTGTTGTTGCTGCCGATCTTCATCGTTCCCGCGCGGCACATGGGAACCCGGCTGGCGCGGTTGAGCCGTGAGGCCGCGAACCACAACTCGGTGATGAACACCCAGATGACCGAACGGTTCTCGGCTCCGGGTGCGACCCTCGTGAAGCTGTTCGGCCGGCCCGAGCAGGAGTCGGTGGAGTTCGCGGTCCGCGCGCGACGCGTCCGCGACATCGGGGTGCGCACCGCGATGCTGCAGAGCGTGTTCGTCACCTCGCTGACCCTGGTGTCCGCGCTCGCGCTCGCGCTCGTCTACGGACTCGGCGGGTTCTACGCCCTGCGGGGGCAACTCGACGCGGGATCGGTGGTCGCGATGGCGATGCTGCTGACCCGCCTGTACTCGCCGCTCACCGCACTGGCCAGCGCGCGGATGGACGTCATGAGCGCGATGGTGAGCTTCGAGCGGGTCTTCGAGGTCCTCGATCTGAAGCCGCTGATCTCCCAGGCACCCGACGCACGTCCGGTACCGGAGGGACCGGTCTCGGTGGAACTGCGCGACGTCGAGTTCGCCTATCCGTCCGCCGACAGGGTCTCGCTCGCCTCCCTCGAGGAGGTCGCCGTGCTCGACAACCGTGGCGGCGAGACCGTTCTGCACGACGTGTCGTTCCACGTCGAGCCGGGACGGATGGTCGCCCTCGTCGGTTCCTCGGGTGCCGGGAAATCGACCATCGCGCAGCTGATTCCGCGACTGTACGACGTCGACTCCGGGTCGGTGCGTCTCGGCGGGGTCGACGTGCGGGAACTGACCGCCGATTCGATCCGCGCCACCGTCGGGCTCGTCACCCAGGACGGGCACCTGTTCCACGACACCGTCCGCGCGAATCTGCTGCTCGCCCGGCCGGAGGCCGGCGAGGAGGAGCTGTGGGACGCGTTGCGCCGGGCCCGGCTCGACCGGCTCGTCGCGTCGTTACCCTCCGGACTCGACACCGTCGTCGGGGAACGCGGATACCGTCTGTCCGGTGGTGAGCGTCAACGCCTGACGATCGCCCGGCTGCTGCTCGCCCAGCCGCGAGTGGTGGTTCTCGACGAGGCCACCGCCCATCTCGATTCCACCTCGGAGGCCGCGGTGCAGGAGGCACTGGCCGAAGCCCTGGCGGGACGCACATCGGTGGTCATCGCGCACCGCCTCTCGACGATCCGCGCGGCCGACGAGATCCTCGTGGTCGAGGAGGGCCGCATCGTCGAACGTGGCAGCCACGACGAACTGCTCGCCGTGGGCGGCCGTTACGCGGAGCTGTACCGGACGCAGTTCGCGGATGCGGAGCCGAAGCCGCCGGTGACCGCACCGGCGGCCGGCTGA
- a CDS encoding ABC transporter ATP-binding protein: protein MNVDSSANAVDIRDLCVRRGTHRALEDVTVRVRRGSITGLLGPSGCGKTTLMRSIVGTQIVESGTVTVLDRPAGSAALRRRIGYVTQSPSVYPELTVVENVTYFASLYGRKGTAVADTIAAVGLTDHAQNRAAALSGGQLGRVSLACALVGDPELLVLDEPTVGLDPLLRAELWEHFRALADRGTTLLVSSHVMDEADHCDELVLLREGRLIAQLTPGELRERTGQPRLEDAFLRLIRDRTGAPS from the coding sequence ATGAACGTCGACTCCTCCGCGAACGCCGTGGACATCCGGGATCTGTGCGTGCGACGCGGCACCCACCGGGCCCTCGAGGACGTGACCGTCCGCGTCCGTCGCGGTTCCATCACCGGTCTGCTCGGCCCCTCCGGCTGCGGCAAGACCACCCTCATGCGCTCGATCGTCGGCACCCAGATCGTCGAGTCCGGCACGGTCACCGTCCTCGACCGGCCCGCCGGCAGCGCCGCCCTGCGCCGCCGCATCGGCTACGTCACCCAGTCGCCGAGCGTCTATCCCGAACTGACGGTCGTCGAGAACGTCACCTACTTCGCCTCCCTCTACGGGAGGAAGGGGACCGCGGTTGCCGACACGATCGCGGCGGTGGGCCTCACCGACCACGCGCAGAACCGCGCGGCCGCCCTGTCCGGCGGCCAGCTCGGGCGGGTCTCGCTCGCGTGCGCGCTGGTCGGGGATCCCGAACTGCTCGTCCTCGACGAACCCACCGTCGGCCTCGATCCGCTGCTGCGGGCCGAGCTGTGGGAGCACTTCCGCGCCCTCGCCGACCGCGGCACCACCCTGCTCGTGTCCAGTCACGTCATGGACGAGGCCGACCACTGCGACGAACTCGTCCTGCTGCGCGAGGGTCGGCTGATCGCCCAGCTGACCCCCGGGGAACTGCGCGAGCGGACGGGGCAGCCGCGCCTCGAGGACGCCTTCCTCCGACTCATCCGCGACCGGACGGGAGCACCGTCATGA
- a CDS encoding ABC transporter permease encodes MSTVVYATTTTRILRQLRADHRTVAMIVLVPSLLMTLLYFMYQNVPTGPGGVSLFDRIAVTMLGILPFVVMFLVTSIAMQRERSSGTLERLLTTPLTKLDLLAGYGSAFSLAAAVQAGLACAVAFGLLDVSSAGSVFWVLVVAILVAVLGVSLGLLCSAFARTEFQAVQFMPVIVIPQFMLCGLLVARDDLPDWLRWISNVLPLSYAVEALQEITVHPGVTGIMVRDLIVVAGFAAAALALGAATLRRRTP; translated from the coding sequence ATGAGCACCGTCGTCTACGCCACCACGACCACCCGCATCCTGCGTCAGCTGCGCGCCGACCACCGCACGGTCGCGATGATCGTGCTCGTCCCGAGCCTGCTGATGACGCTGCTGTACTTCATGTACCAGAACGTGCCCACCGGCCCGGGTGGGGTGTCGCTGTTCGACCGGATCGCCGTGACGATGCTCGGCATCCTCCCGTTCGTCGTGATGTTCCTGGTCACCTCCATCGCGATGCAGCGCGAACGCAGCTCGGGCACCCTCGAACGGCTGCTCACCACACCGCTGACGAAACTCGATCTGCTCGCCGGCTACGGCAGTGCCTTCTCGCTCGCGGCCGCGGTCCAGGCCGGTCTCGCGTGCGCCGTGGCGTTCGGTCTGCTCGACGTCTCCAGCGCAGGATCGGTGTTCTGGGTGCTGGTCGTGGCGATCCTCGTCGCGGTGCTCGGCGTGTCCCTGGGGCTGTTGTGCAGTGCCTTCGCGCGCACCGAGTTCCAGGCCGTGCAGTTCATGCCGGTCATCGTCATCCCGCAGTTCATGCTGTGCGGGCTGCTCGTGGCCCGCGACGATCTGCCCGACTGGCTGCGATGGATCAGCAACGTCCTGCCGCTGAGTTACGCGGTGGAGGCGCTGCAGGAGATCACCGTGCACCCCGGTGTCACCGGCATCATGGTGCGCGACCTGATCGTCGTCGCCGGGTTCGCGGCGGCCGCCCTCGCGCTCGGTGCGGCGACACTGCGCCGCCGCACCCCGTGA
- a CDS encoding TetR family transcriptional regulator, which yields MTDTVRRPGRRPGNSGARDDILSSARELFATNGFDRTTVRAIAARAGVDPALVHHYFGSKLQLFTAAIALPVDPRDVLAPVYEAPAEKLGCALVTALLGVWDSPHRDAAVAMFRAQIAGDDGGLVRSFLLEVALAPLLDRIDHPAGSGRLRAELVATQMTGIMLVRYILCLEPLASMPSEWLVDIVAPTVQHYLTGDLPT from the coding sequence GTGACCGACACCGTCCGCCGGCCCGGCCGCCGGCCGGGCAACTCCGGGGCGCGGGACGACATCCTCTCATCGGCACGGGAACTGTTCGCCACCAACGGGTTCGATCGGACGACGGTGCGGGCGATCGCCGCCCGTGCCGGGGTGGACCCCGCGCTCGTGCACCACTACTTCGGTTCCAAACTGCAGTTGTTCACCGCGGCCATCGCGCTGCCCGTCGACCCGCGTGACGTCCTCGCTCCCGTCTACGAGGCGCCGGCCGAGAAACTGGGATGTGCCCTCGTCACCGCCCTGCTCGGGGTGTGGGACTCTCCGCACCGCGACGCGGCCGTCGCGATGTTCCGCGCGCAGATCGCCGGTGACGACGGCGGTCTCGTACGGTCGTTCCTCCTCGAGGTCGCGCTCGCGCCGCTGCTCGACCGGATCGACCATCCCGCCGGGAGTGGCCGGCTGCGCGCCGAACTCGTGGCGACCCAGATGACCGGAATCATGCTGGTGCGCTACATCCTCTGCCTCGAGCCGCTCGCGTCGATGCCCTCCGAGTGGCTCGTCGATATCGTCGCTCCCACCGTGCAGCACTACCTCACCGGCGACCTGCCCACCTGA
- a CDS encoding deoxyribonuclease IV, with protein sequence MRIGAHVRQDDDPIGQGEHLGADLVQVFLSDPQKWTKPGEHPRTEEILASDIDVVVHAPYVINVASLNNRVRMPSRKAVADHADAAARIGAFGLVVHGGHVREGEDVRVGVENWRKLFERQEDKGGFAVPILVENTAGGDFAMARHLDAIGRLWDAIGDYGPGFCLDTCHAWAAGEELVDVVDRVRATTGRIDLVHLNNSRDEFGSARDRHANLAEGTIDPQLLAEIAARADAPIVLETPAEGLADDIAFLREHTST encoded by the coding sequence ATGCGGATAGGTGCGCACGTCCGGCAGGACGACGATCCGATCGGTCAGGGCGAGCATCTCGGTGCCGATCTGGTGCAGGTGTTCCTCTCGGACCCGCAGAAGTGGACGAAACCCGGTGAGCATCCGCGCACCGAGGAGATCCTCGCCTCGGACATCGACGTGGTGGTGCACGCGCCGTACGTGATCAACGTGGCGAGCCTGAACAACCGGGTGCGGATGCCCTCGCGCAAGGCCGTCGCCGACCACGCCGACGCCGCGGCACGGATCGGCGCCTTCGGGCTGGTCGTGCACGGCGGCCACGTCCGGGAGGGCGAGGACGTGCGGGTCGGGGTGGAGAACTGGCGCAAGCTGTTCGAACGCCAGGAGGACAAGGGTGGTTTCGCCGTCCCGATCCTCGTGGAGAACACCGCCGGGGGTGATTTCGCGATGGCCCGCCATCTCGATGCGATCGGCCGGTTGTGGGACGCCATCGGCGACTACGGTCCCGGTTTCTGCCTCGACACCTGCCACGCCTGGGCGGCGGGTGAGGAACTCGTCGACGTCGTCGACCGGGTACGGGCGACGACCGGCCGGATCGATCTGGTGCACCTGAACAATTCCCGCGACGAGTTCGGTTCGGCGCGCGACCGGCACGCGAATCTGGCGGAGGGGACGATCGATCCGCAACTGCTCGCGGAGATCGCGGCGCGGGCGGACGCGCCGATCGTGCTGGAGACCCCGGCGGAGGGGCTCGCCGACGACATCGCCTTCCTGCGTGAGCACACGTCGACCTGA
- a CDS encoding SDR family NAD(P)-dependent oxidoreductase: MGTLDGKIALITGAGQGIGRGVALALAREGAAVAVTGRTESKLVDTVEEIRALGGDAEPIVCDISDLDQVTATVQRTVDRFGGIDVLVLNASLNPLGPLLGLKPSLMDKAYRTGPLAALHAMQLVHPVMKARGGGSIVTMVTSAAVRWDTSGYGGYASVKEALRSLTRTAASEWGVDGIRVNAVAPHALSPGLKWWTETNPEEAAEFVKSIPLRRIGDPEQDIGRAVAWIVSDEARYLTGATVPLDGGQARWS; encoded by the coding sequence ATGGGCACCCTCGACGGGAAGATCGCGCTGATCACCGGCGCAGGTCAGGGAATCGGCCGCGGCGTCGCGCTCGCCCTGGCACGCGAGGGTGCGGCCGTCGCCGTCACCGGCAGGACCGAATCGAAACTCGTCGACACCGTCGAGGAGATCCGCGCCCTCGGCGGCGACGCCGAACCGATCGTGTGCGACATCTCCGATCTCGACCAGGTCACCGCCACCGTGCAGCGGACCGTCGACCGGTTCGGCGGGATCGACGTCCTCGTCCTCAACGCGAGCCTCAATCCGCTCGGTCCGCTCCTGGGCCTGAAGCCGTCGCTCATGGACAAGGCGTACCGGACGGGCCCGCTCGCCGCGCTGCACGCCATGCAGCTCGTGCACCCGGTCATGAAGGCCCGCGGCGGCGGCTCGATCGTCACCATGGTCACGTCCGCGGCGGTACGGTGGGACACGAGCGGCTACGGCGGGTACGCCTCCGTGAAGGAGGCCCTGCGTTCGCTCACCCGCACCGCGGCCTCCGAGTGGGGCGTGGACGGCATCCGCGTCAACGCAGTCGCCCCCCATGCGCTGTCGCCGGGGCTGAAGTGGTGGACCGAGACGAATCCGGAGGAGGCGGCGGAGTTCGTGAAGTCGATCCCGCTGCGCCGCATCGGCGATCCCGAGCAGGACATCGGGCGGGCCGTCGCCTGGATCGTGAGCGACGAGGCCCGGTACCTGACGGGCGCGACGGTCCCTCTCGACGGCGGGCAGGCGCGCTGGTCCTGA
- a CDS encoding ABC transporter ATP-binding protein, whose translation MPTHSAPAARAQNLKKIYGSGETAVHALAGVTADFAAGEFTAIMGPSGSGKSTLMHCLAGLDSATSGSVLIGDTDLTTLSDKAMTQLRRDRIGFVFQAFNLVPTLTALENITLPLDIAGRKADKEWLDTVVTRLGLRERLDHRPGELSGGQQQRVACARALAGRPEIIFGDEPTGNLDSRSSGEVLSILRAAVDEFDQTVVIVTHDPRAAGYADRVVFLADGQIVDEMREPTADRVLDRMKQFDTVSVAPVAE comes from the coding sequence ATGCCAACGCACTCGGCCCCAGCAGCCCGCGCCCAGAACCTGAAGAAGATCTACGGCTCCGGAGAGACCGCCGTCCACGCCCTCGCCGGGGTGACGGCGGACTTCGCCGCCGGTGAGTTCACCGCCATCATGGGTCCGTCCGGATCCGGCAAGTCGACGCTCATGCACTGCCTCGCCGGTCTCGACAGCGCGACCTCCGGTTCCGTGCTCATCGGCGACACCGACCTGACGACCCTCTCCGACAAGGCCATGACCCAGCTGCGCCGCGACCGCATCGGGTTCGTCTTCCAGGCGTTCAACCTCGTCCCCACCCTCACCGCCCTCGAGAACATCACCCTGCCGCTCGACATCGCCGGCCGCAAGGCCGACAAGGAGTGGCTCGACACCGTCGTCACCCGCCTCGGCCTGCGCGAACGTCTCGACCACCGCCCCGGCGAACTGTCCGGTGGCCAGCAGCAGCGCGTCGCGTGTGCCCGCGCCCTCGCCGGCCGGCCCGAGATCATCTTCGGCGACGAGCCGACCGGCAACCTCGACTCCCGCTCGTCCGGCGAGGTGCTGTCCATCCTCCGCGCCGCCGTCGACGAGTTCGACCAGACCGTCGTGATCGTCACCCACGACCCGCGGGCCGCCGGCTACGCCGACCGCGTCGTGTTCCTGGCCGACGGGCAGATCGTCGACGAGATGCGTGAGCCCACCGCCGACCGCGTGCTCGACCGCATGAAGCAGTTCGACACCGTGTCCGTGGCTCCGGTGGCGGAATAG
- a CDS encoding ABC transporter permease produces MSGNPIRRVALRNLAAHKVRLALTVLSVVLGTAFITGSFVFTDTLQRTFDDIFGDVAQGVDVRVTTEQYGANGVPVEDVDRIAALPGVARTSPSIDGGVILLDSEGAAIQTGGAPAEGYAYIPPDRFVGTPQTFVQGVPPAEDGQIAINESAAERGDLTVGSKTTVLTISKGMVPVTVSGIYELDADTGGYVGVLFTEQQASELFSDGKHVSYIDVAGDGSLSDDQLRDEIAAAVPDMKVQTGEQVAEETKSQVSEALNFLNYFLLAFGAIALLVGTFIIYNTFSMIVAQRLRELALLRAIGASRQQVGRSVTLEAVVVGIIGSVIGIGAGVALAYGLRAALNAADLGLPSGPLQLSPRTVIVALLVGIIVTVVSAYAPARRATHVPPVAAMREESTATVESLRIRTIVGILCAVVGAALVAFGSRGVGGGAAATVGIGAFLLILAVLFAAPALSRPVVGALGAVFARPFGAVGRLARTNATRNPRRTAATAFALTLGLMLVSVIGVFGSSAKASVDALVDTGVKADFMLTGPAAFGVPAPAAEAVGKVAAVEEVVPLYGFQAKFDPNDENFEFGAAAGGPIQDVVDLKIESGSVEVTGNEILLSQTAANDHGARTGATVSLTDRNGETVEATVKGIFADNDQLIGPWVVSQQIYEQLTPPTSRSAMVVLMNTVDDSDATRAAIEEAVKEYVIVQVLDREQFKGQQAQQIDMLLAILYGLLALAVVIAILGIVNTLALSVVERRREIGMLRAVGMQRAQVRRTIYLESLLIAVFGAVVGVVLGLAFGWAFVRTLADQGLDIISVPWSQVVGMLIASGIIGVLAALWPGQRAAKTPPLEAISDV; encoded by the coding sequence ATGAGTGGAAACCCCATCCGCAGGGTTGCCCTGCGCAACCTCGCCGCGCACAAGGTGCGGCTCGCACTCACCGTGCTCTCGGTGGTGCTCGGCACCGCCTTCATCACCGGCTCGTTCGTCTTCACCGACACCCTGCAGCGCACCTTCGACGACATCTTCGGTGACGTCGCCCAGGGCGTCGACGTCCGCGTCACCACCGAGCAGTACGGCGCCAACGGCGTGCCCGTCGAGGACGTCGACAGGATCGCCGCCCTGCCCGGCGTCGCCCGCACGTCCCCGTCGATCGACGGCGGCGTCATCCTCCTCGACTCCGAGGGCGCCGCGATCCAGACCGGCGGTGCCCCCGCCGAGGGCTACGCCTACATCCCGCCCGACCGTTTCGTCGGTACCCCGCAGACCTTCGTCCAGGGCGTCCCGCCCGCCGAGGACGGCCAGATCGCGATCAACGAGAGCGCAGCCGAACGCGGCGACCTCACCGTCGGCAGCAAGACCACGGTGCTGACGATCTCCAAGGGCATGGTGCCCGTGACCGTCAGCGGCATCTACGAACTCGACGCCGACACGGGCGGTTACGTCGGTGTGCTGTTCACCGAACAGCAGGCGTCCGAACTGTTCAGCGACGGCAAGCACGTGTCGTACATCGACGTCGCGGGCGACGGCTCGCTCAGCGACGACCAGCTGCGCGACGAGATCGCCGCCGCGGTGCCCGACATGAAGGTGCAGACCGGTGAGCAGGTCGCCGAGGAGACCAAGTCCCAGGTCTCCGAGGCCCTGAACTTCCTCAACTACTTCCTGCTCGCCTTCGGTGCCATCGCGCTGCTCGTCGGCACGTTCATCATCTACAACACCTTCTCGATGATCGTCGCCCAGCGCCTGCGCGAACTCGCCCTGCTCCGCGCCATCGGCGCGAGCCGGCAGCAGGTGGGCCGCTCGGTGACCCTCGAAGCGGTCGTCGTCGGCATCATCGGCAGCGTCATCGGTATCGGCGCGGGTGTCGCCCTCGCCTACGGGCTGCGGGCCGCCCTCAACGCCGCCGACCTCGGTCTGCCGTCCGGTCCGCTGCAGCTGTCGCCGCGCACCGTGATCGTCGCGCTGCTCGTCGGCATCATCGTGACCGTGGTCAGCGCCTACGCCCCGGCCCGCCGCGCGACGCACGTCCCGCCGGTCGCTGCCATGCGCGAGGAGTCCACCGCGACCGTCGAGTCGCTGCGCATCCGCACGATCGTCGGCATCCTGTGCGCCGTCGTCGGTGCCGCCCTCGTCGCGTTCGGTTCTCGGGGAGTCGGCGGCGGTGCCGCCGCCACCGTCGGTATCGGTGCGTTCCTGCTGATCCTCGCGGTGCTGTTCGCCGCACCCGCCCTGTCGCGTCCGGTCGTCGGTGCGCTCGGCGCGGTCTTCGCGCGGCCCTTCGGTGCGGTCGGCCGGCTGGCCCGCACCAACGCCACCCGCAACCCGCGCCGCACCGCGGCCACGGCCTTCGCCCTGACCCTCGGCCTGATGCTCGTGTCCGTGATCGGCGTGTTCGGCTCCTCGGCCAAGGCCAGCGTCGACGCGCTCGTCGACACCGGCGTGAAGGCGGACTTCATGCTCACCGGCCCCGCCGCCTTCGGTGTGCCCGCACCCGCGGCGGAGGCGGTCGGCAAGGTCGCCGCCGTCGAGGAGGTCGTGCCCCTCTACGGCTTCCAGGCCAAGTTCGACCCGAACGACGAGAACTTCGAGTTCGGTGCCGCCGCCGGCGGACCGATCCAGGACGTCGTCGACCTGAAGATCGAGTCGGGCAGCGTCGAGGTGACCGGCAACGAGATCCTGCTGTCGCAGACTGCGGCGAACGACCACGGTGCCCGGACGGGCGCCACCGTGTCGCTCACCGACCGCAACGGCGAAACCGTCGAGGCGACGGTCAAGGGCATCTTCGCCGACAACGACCAGCTGATCGGGCCGTGGGTGGTCTCGCAGCAGATCTACGAGCAGCTCACCCCGCCGACCTCCCGCTCCGCGATGGTGGTCCTGATGAACACCGTCGACGACTCCGACGCCACCCGCGCCGCCATCGAAGAGGCCGTCAAGGAGTACGTGATCGTCCAGGTGCTCGACCGGGAGCAGTTCAAGGGTCAGCAGGCGCAGCAGATCGACATGCTGCTCGCCATCCTCTACGGTCTGCTCGCCCTCGCCGTGGTGATCGCCATCCTCGGCATCGTCAACACCCTGGCGCTGTCGGTGGTGGAGCGCCGCCGGGAGATCGGCATGCTCCGCGCGGTCGGTATGCAGCGCGCCCAGGTGCGCCGCACCATCTACCTGGAGTCGCTGCTCATCGCGGTCTTCGGTGCGGTGGTGGGTGTCGTGCTCGGCCTCGCCTTCGGCTGGGCGTTCGTGCGGACCCTCGCCGATCAGGGCCTCGACATCATCTCGGTGCCGTGGTCCCAGGTGGTCGGCATGCTCATCGCCTCCGGCATCATCGGGGTGCTCGCCGCCCTGTGGCCGGGGCAGCGAGCGGCCAAGACCCCGCCGCTGGAAGCGATCAGCGACGTGTAG